A genomic segment from Conger conger chromosome 2, fConCon1.1, whole genome shotgun sequence encodes:
- the LOC133112579 gene encoding stonustoxin subunit beta-like — MHRQSVCLRVCLSFCPYSVDHGGENRLKPGLRKYACQLTLDPNTAHKELILSEGNRKVTRSEGKEEPYPDHPERFDFCPQVLCREGLTGRCYWEVEWTRGDHYFERTAIGVAYQGICRKGSVFSVDSLGRSNKSWILELDTIVCYPWHNGKWRPVCVPSSRSCRVGVYLDWPAGILSFYGISDTLTHLHTFHTTFTEPVYPAFRVTPDSSVSLCMLG, encoded by the exons ATGCACAGgcagtctgtgtgtctcagagtctgtctgtccttctgtcCCTACAGCGTTGACcatggaggagagaacaggcTCAAACCAGGACTGAGGAAAT AtgcctgtcagctcacactggaccccaacacggCGCATAAGGAGCTCATTCTctctgaggggaacaggaaaGTGACTCGATCAGAGGGGAAAGAGGAACCTTATCCTGATCACCCAGAGCGATTTGACTTCTGTCCCCAAGTGCTGTGCAGAGAAGGTCTTACTGGGCGCTGCTACTGGGAGGTGGAATGGACCAGGGGAGACCATTACTTTGAACGGACTGCAATTGGAGTCGCATATCAAGGAATCTGCAGGAaaggttcagtgttcagtgtggaTTCCCTTGGACGCAGTAACAAGTCCTGGATTCTGGAATTGGATACAATCGTTTGTTACCCCTGGCACAATGGGAAGTGGCGTCCCGTATGCGTGCCCTCCAGTAGGTCCTGCAGAGTTGGGGTGTACCTGGACTGGCCAGCCGGCATTCTGTCCTTCTACGGGatctctgacacactgacccacctGCACACTTTCCACACCACCTTCACTGAACCTGTCTATCCTGCATTTAGAGTTACTCCAGATTCCTCAGTGtccctgtgcatgctgggatag